A stretch of DNA from Microlunatus sp. Gsoil 973:
GATCTCCATCGTCGGCTTCGGCGCTGACGAGCAGGTCAGCGATCTGCTGACCTGATCCCACCTGAATCCCAACGCTCGAAGGAAGAACCATGCCCGCAACAGTCATCGTCGACGCCCTGTGGGGCGATTCCGGAAAAGGCAAGACCTGTGCCTATCTGGCACGCCGGGAGAACGCAGCCCTGGCCGTGCGCGCCGGCATCGGGACGAACGCCGGCGCCAGCGTGACCCTCGACGACGGCACGGAGATCCGTGCCAGACAGCTGCCCACCGGCTGGCTCACATCGCCCGGGAGATGGCCGATGATCACCTGGCCAGGACGATCGGCACGACCTGCACCGGTACCGGCCCGGCCCGCGCGGATTTCGTGCTGCGTAAGGCGAAACAGGCCCGCGATGTGCCGGAGCTCGGTCCCTATCTCGGCGACGTCGCCGCAGAGGCGAACAGGATCGCGGCCGATCCCGACTCACTGGTGATCGTCGAGGGATCGCAGGGCACCCTGCTGTCGCTGGCACTCAGCGACGACTACCCGTACACCACCTCGGGCAACTGCACCAGTGCCGCAGCGATCAACGACGTCGGACTCAACTGGCGACACCTGACGCAGGTGATCATGGTGGTCAAGGCGCTGCCGACCCGGGTCGGGGAGGGACCGCTGCCGAACGAGATCACCGCCGACGACGCGCAACGCCGAGGGATCGCCGAGTACGGCGTGGTGACCGGCCGACCGCGGCGGAAAGCCGACGCCATCGACTACGACCTGCTCGGCTATGCGGCCTCGCTGAACGGTCCGACCGGGGTTGCCCTGACCTTCTGCGATCACCTCGACCCGACCATCCGCGGACGTCGGACCGTCGGCGCCATCACCCAGCGGGTGCGCCGGGTGATCGCCGAGGTGGAGCGCGCCACGGGAGCGCCGGTGACAATGCTCGACACCGGTCCGCGACTGGACGACATGATCCCCTTGTGGACGGAGTAGGGGTCGGGAGTATGTTTCAGCCCGAAAGAAACCCGGTTGCGATTCGGCCAAAGGAGCTCTGTTGCCCGAAACAGTCCTGCCTGACCTGCGAATTCTGTTGCGCAGCGACGGCACAGCGCTGCTCGTGGAGCTCACCGGTGGACTGCCGGTCATCCTGCATTGGGGAGCAGACCTCGGCGAGCTGACGGCGCAGGACGCTGCAGCCATCGCCGCGGCAACCGCACCCGGTCGGTACGCCAGCAGCACCGACCACCCGACGCAACACGCCGTCCTGCCGGAGCAGCACGCCGCCTGGACCGGACGACCCGGGATCAGCGGTTCGCGGCAGGGCAGGGACTGGTCGCCGAAGTTCACCGGTACCGCGGCCTCCCTCGACGGTGCACCGATCGAGGTGACGCCGGGCGGGGAGACCCCGCTGGTCACGGCCGGACCGGCGGCGTTGCTCGTCGAGGCCACCGACGACGTCGCCCGACTGGCGCTGAAGGTCTGGATCGAACTCTGCACCGGCGGCGTGGTCCGGATGCGCGCCGAGCTGACCAACACAGCGACGGGCGAGAACGCCGACTACCAGCTCGACGATCTGGTGCTGGCCTATCCGCTGCCCGCGGTGGCACGGGAGATCCTCGACTTCGCCGGCCGCTGGGGCAAGGAACGCACGCCACAACGCCGCGAACTGGTGGTCGGCACCCACCTGCGTGAGGGCCGACATGGCCGCACCGGAGCCGACGCGGCGACCGTGTTGCACGTCGGCACGCCGGGGTTCAGCTTCACCGAAGGCGAGATCTGGGGCGTGCACACCGGGTGGAGCGGCAACCACACCCACTACGCCGAACGCAGCTACACCGGTGAACAGGTGCTCGGCGGCGGAGAACTGCTGCTGCCCGGCGAGGTCGTGCTCCGGACGGGGGAGAGCTAC
This window harbors:
- a CDS encoding adenylosuccinate synthetase, translating into MADDHLARTIGTTCTGTGPARADFVLRKAKQARDVPELGPYLGDVAAEANRIAADPDSLVIVEGSQGTLLSLALSDDYPYTTSGNCTSAAAINDVGLNWRHLTQVIMVVKALPTRVGEGPLPNEITADDAQRRGIAEYGVVTGRPRRKADAIDYDLLGYAASLNGPTGVALTFCDHLDPTIRGRRTVGAITQRVRRVIAEVERATGAPVTMLDTGPRLDDMIPLWTE